GCAAAGGGCTGAGGGTGTCGTCGACAATTATTTCCTTTTTCTTGAAACAGGCGAGGATTTGGAACGCTTCTTTTTTGTTTCCGTTTTGAGCGGGTTGGATACCGCCTCAACATCGGTGAAGGGCTGTCGTTGATGATAAGGATGCGGGACGCAAAGCACTGGACATGTCACGGTGCGAACCACTTTTTCCGCCGTACTTCCAAAAAAGATCCTGGTAATATCGCCCGTTTGGCCCCCATAACTTCCCATGACAACAAGGTCGACTTGTTCTGTTCGTGTCATACGGGCAATTTCCATAAATGGTTTCCCTTCGCTGAGTAAACGCGTAATTTTTAGCCCCTTGGTTTCAGGCAACGCCAGCAGGCCCCGTGCCAGAAGACGAGCCTGATGATGTAATCGTTTCTTTTGGACTTTTTCCTCCGAGGGCAGCGCGAGTCCGAGAGCGTTCAGGGCATCAAGGGATTTGGTGTCGATGACATGAAGGAGTATGACCTCTGATTGAAAACTTCGTGCGAGACGAAGACCAACCAGAAATGCCTCTCGTGAGGATGGAGCAAAATCGACGGGTATCAGAATTTTTTGAAACAGACCGTCACCACCCATGTTGTTGACCTCGTGATATGGTTGTCATAGCGTAGATATTTTCGATAATGCATGAGAAAGCAGCAAAGTAAATGCCAGACCATGTTTCACTAATGAGAGTCGGAGTTGAGCGAGAGTTAACCGAGACAATACGTCGGCTCTTGGTCAATTAATGTTGCTGTTCTCCTCAGAAAGCGGAAAAAAGCCACACCATGCTGAAGGAAAATAGTCCCAAAAAAGGGCATGTGGAAGTAGCGTGAACGGTTATGAGCGTTTCTTTTCCTGTAAATTTCAAATTTCCGGCCAAAAAAACTGTTGGGTCAATACTTTTCCACTTGGCAGGATTCCTGCGAATGGAAGAGTGTGTCATCATGAACAATGGACTTGTTTAAAGCGTTCTGTGTGAATGAGATCGAGGGGATGCGCCAATGAAAATCCTGTGTGCGGTTGATGAATCGGAGTTTTCTCTCTGGGCACTGGAATGTATAGGCAAGCTGTTTCGCCATTCGGTAAAAGAGTTGGTGCTGTTGCACGCGGTTGATCCACGGATCTTGAAAGGTGGTGGGGGGAAGCGACCCAAAAAGCATGAGCCAAGAACCAAAGATATATCTGTAAAACTAGAGACAGCGGGTCAGAAGGTCTTGACGGGTTGTGCGCACCGAATCGAAGTGGCATTAAGCCAAGCCACCACGAAACCCTTCGCGGCGATTAAGACGGCCTTGGTGAAAGGGCATGTGGCTGATTCCATTATTAACTATGCCGAGCGAAGCCTCCCTGATTTGGTGGTTGTGGGATCACGCGGAATGAACGATCTCCCGGGATATCTGCTTGGAAGTATTTCCAGGACGATTCTGACTCATGGTCCCTGCTCCGTCCTGACGGTCAAGAGTCCGCTCGAGGTGCCGGCTTCCGTCCTCCTCGCCTTGGATGGGTCCAAGCCATCCAAGTTTGCGGCAAACAAGGTGAAAGAATGGTTGTCTCCCGAAGAGGTGACCCTTCACCTGGTGTCGGTTGTGCCCGATATTTTGACGGATGCGTCCAAGAAGATATTCCCGAAATCACGGCTGAAGACCCTGGTGGCACCTCTTCGGCAGCATGCTCAGGAATGCCTTGAGCAATATCGAGAACTGTTTCTTAAGGAAGGGTTTCAAGTGGTGGGAGAACGTCTTCAGGGGAATCCACGGGAGAAAATTGTCGAGTCGGTTCCAGCCTGTCACGCCCAATTGGTGGTCATGGGATCCAAGGGGCTTACGGGTGTGGAACGATTTACCATGGGAAGTGTCTCGGAATGGGTGAGCGCGTATGCGCCTTCGTCCGTGCTGGTCGTCCGGCGTTAACCTCAATCGCATGAATGCCGAATGTTTTATCTGCCTTCATAGATGACCATCTGATGAAGCTCGGAATTAACACGACATAAAGAATAAAAAGGAGGGATATTGTTGAACACAGGAAAGACAGGTTATTCGCATGTGAGGTCGGTGAAACCCAGAGGGTCGTGGGTCGGAGGGCTGATGGGATTCATATTCATCGGATGGCTTATGGCTACCGGAGCCTATGGGGAGCATCTGGATGTGTCCGGTGGCCTCACAGGAACCTCCCCGGACTGTCATGGGGCATTTCTCGGAAAACAGGTTCCGGAAGAGACGCTGGTCCGGATGTTTGCCGCACATGCCCGATGGCTTGCCGATCATCAGGACCCGAAAGGGGTGCAGGCCGATTTATGCGGGGCCGATCTGGCCGGAGTCGATTTTCGGGAAGAGGATTTGAGCGGGGCCAACTTTCAAGGCGCCAACCTGACGCGTGCCGTGTTCACCACGGCCAAGTTAGTCCATGTGAACTTTCAAAAAGCTAACCTCACGGAAGCCTCTTTCTACTCGGTTGATATGCGCGGAGCCAAAGTCTCAGGTGCCAGGGCCCGGTTGGCGGATTTTCGAAAAGCCGATTTGACACAGGCCAATTTCACGGGAGCCGATCTGCGAGAAGCGAATCTCGCCGAGTCCCGTCTCCGCCTGGGTATTTTACGAGGCGCCGATTTGGAGGAGGCCTATCTGGTGAGGGCGAATTTCGAAATGGCCAATTTGGCGGAGGCGTCTCTTATTCGAGCGGATGGTCAAGAAGCCAATTTTCTGCGAGCCTTACTTGTCAATGTCAAACTTTTGGATGCGGATTTAAACCGAAGCAACTTGCAAGAAGCCGATCTTCGCTCGGCCGATTTGTCCGGGGCGGATTTGGGATTAGCCAATCTGAATGAGGCCGTGCTGACGCAGGCCAATCTCCGTGAAGCGAATTTGGACAGGGCCGTCCTGTTTCAGGCCAATCTCGAAGGAGCCAATTGCGCCGGGGCAAGTTTTCAGAATGCCGACTTGCTTGAGGCGAATTTAGCGAATAGCAATCTTTTGCGGGCAACATTGGATGAAGCCTATCTCGCGAAGGCGAATTTGCAGGGGGCAAATCTGGAAGGCGCCGATGTCTCGTGGGCGAATCTGGTTGAAGCGGATCTTTCGGAGAGCAATCTGGAATTTGCTGTGCTGTTCCGTACCAATCTGCAGGAGGCAAAACTGGATGGGGCGAGGTTTTATGGGGCCGATCTTCGGGGAGCGAATTTCGAAAAAGCCTCTATGCAGGGCACGCGTTTGGAGGGTGTGGCCATTCGGTATGCCCAAGGTTTCAACCAGGCACAACTAAGTCAGGCTTGTGTCGATGCACGAACCCGGTTGCCGGAAAGATTGCTGGGACCGTCTCCATGCCTGCGCTGAGGATGAAAATTTGGGCCTTGCAAAAACGGTGGGGCAACAAACATGCGCCATGTCTCATACACAAGTATAGAGTGTGAATCCATGCAACCAGACACGGAGTGTCGGAATGTTCACTTTATTTGAGCCGGGAGGCATGCGGGTTCCCTATGTGCCGGGTGCGTTCAGGCAGAGAAATGTCGAGAAAATTTCCAAGGCCTCTCCAACCGTCGAGGTGAAGGTTGGACAGGAAAATTCTCCCTCGGATTCTCAGAAGAATGCCGGCCCATCTTCCTTGCAGGCCCGCTTGTATGAACAGGTTGAATCGTTCACGCAATCTTCTCGAGCAAAGATTTTTGCCCGGGATATCATGTCCTCCCCTGTCGTCACGCTTCCTGTGACCTCCTCACTGGCCCTAGCCTGGGATGTGGTTCATTCCAGGCGATTTCGACACATTCCAATTCTCGGTGCAGAGGACATGGTGGTCGGGATGTTGTCTGATCGGGATCTGTTCCGTGGAACCATGGAGTCGGTTCTTTCAGGGGCAACGGAGTCAAATACAAAGGCCGGGGGTTCTATTCAACATCTGGTCAGTCGCCCGGTCCTCGTCGCGTCCCCGGAAGCCGAGCTTTGCGCACTCGCGAGGGTGCTGTTGGAGGAACACATTGGCGCATTGCCGATTGTGTCCGAAGCCGTGGGCTTAGTGGGCATGATTACCAGAAGTGATATTCTGCGTGCCCTGGTCGCCCATCCTGACTTTGACCAATGGGTATAAACGAAAGAGATTTTCGGCCCACTGGTGAGGAAGCGGACAATTCCTCTCTTATCCTTTTGCCGAATTAAAGGAGGATACGCATGCTTAACCAAGGAGAGAAACTGTTAATCGTTCATCGCCGACTATTTGAAAAAGATACGCCACGGTTTTTTGTGGGAGAAGTGCTGATGTATGAAGCCGGGATCGTCAAAGTGAAGGGGTATACGTTTGTCAAAGATATGTTTAGCGGAAACATGCAAAAGAAGTCCGATTTACGCACAAAGGTCATGTCGATTGTCTCAGGGACCCTTATAGTCTATCAATTGCCGGTGACGGCTCTCCTGGATTCGATGAGATTTAGTCTGGATCAGGACGGAGGGCTGGTGCTCACGGATGAGGGAGGATTTTCGATGGATGTGTCGGAATCCCTCTATAAACACGAAACGCATCAATAACAACACGTCCTTGTTTTTTCCTTTTCCAAGGCCTGCCTCCTTCCTTCTTTTTTTGTTTAAGCATTCAGTCTCCTATGGTCAGCCTATGGTCTATGCATGGATTGCATGGGTGCGAGTTGCCCTTTAGCGAGAGAATGGCCATTCCGAAAAGAGTCAGCGGGAGGAAAGTGTCGTGAAAGTTCAGGAGGGATTGGCGACCCCGTCAAAGGTGCTACGGAATTGGTCGGGGGTCATATTTAGGATTTCCGCATACTGCGAAACGGTTTCCATGTTTGCCAAATCTTCCGGTTCCAATCGGGCCATATAGGCACGGGCAATCTTATAGGATTCCGAATCCACGTCGACCATGCGTACGCGGGTGCGGCCGGTGGCGGAGTCCACGATGTCTGTAAAAGGCAGGGGGGTAAAGCGTCCGTTCACGATGGACACCATGGCGCCATTTCCTCCATCCAGAAGAAATTGGGCGGCGCAATACCCCAAGTCCCGTGTATATTCCATGTCGAACGGAATCGGGTCGGCGCAGCGAAGTTCATACCCGATATTTTTGAACACGATGGTGATCTTGATGCCGGAGTGTTTCAGCTTTTGGGTGACGGTTTCCTTCAGGACCTTTCCGATATCCAGTTCCGCCAGTCGGATATTGCCATGTTCATCTCGTTCAACTCCGCCTAAGAGGGCGAGGTCGTCCTGATCCAAAAACTCCGACAGTCCTTCAGCTAACACGGCCACGCCATCCGAGCGGCCCTGGACCAGACGTTTGGTCATGGCTCCCACCAGAATGTTGGTTAAGTGCCCAAGCTTGAGTGTGGTCCCCTTGAACTCCTCAGGAATCAGGGTGAGGGTCGCCCCTGCCGCTTTACCGATGCCTAAGGCCAGGTGTCCCGCCTTACGTCCCATGGTGACCACAAAATACCATCGGGAGGTGGTGTGCGCGTCAATCATGAGATTTTTGACCAGCTCGACTCCCATGTGCCGGGCCGTTTGAAATCCGAAGGTCGGCATGCCATGGGGAAGGCACAAATCGTTATCAATCGTTTTGGGCACGTGAACAACGTGCAATCGCCCACTGGCCAGTTCCGCCAGTTTTAATGCGGAAAAGGCCGTATCATCCCCGCCAATGGTGATAAGGCCGGTTACATCCAATTTTTGGAGGGAGGTCAACGTGGTTGATAAATCTTGGGGACGTTTGGTCGGATTGGCTCGAGATGTGCCTAATAAGGAGCCACCACGAAAGTGCAAGTGGCTGACCGTTTCGCGGGTGAGAAGTTGAGTGTGGGAAAGGTCGTTTTTCATCAACCATTGGAATCCATCTTCAATCCCAAGCACCTCTACCCCACAGAGACGACTTCGAATCGTGGCGGCCTCAATGACACTATTAATGCCGGGAGCAGGTCCGCCCCCGACTAGAATGGCGAATTTAGGAGATGGGGAATCCATGTGTCGGTTCTCGCGCTAAAGATTATAGGAGGCCATCATAGGGAGAGGCCGTTAGCGTAATCAAGCCGGAGCGTGTGAGGGTGGTTCACGAATCAAGAGCACGGAACAGGGGGAGTGGTGAATGGTTGCATGAGACACACTCCCGTGTGCCAGTCGTTGAAGCGGTGAACGACCGGGAGTACCCATGAGGACTAATTGGGGTTGAAGACGTGAGATCTGTCGTTGAATGACTGAGGAAGGAGCTCCTGGTTCGACTAGACTCTCTACGGAATATCCCTGGCTTGAGATTTTGTCCGAGACGTCTTTCGTTAAACGGGCTCCTCCATCCTGGAGTTCCTTCTTCCAGGAGTCGAGTAGGAGTGCGCCAATCGGGAGAAGAGGCTGGGCAAAGGGGATGACATGCAGCACGGAGACATGAGGAGTGCCTCGAAAAGGCTTCCTGGATAAAAACTCAATGGCCCATTCGGCATCAAGAGAATTTTCGACGAGAAGAAGAATGTTGTTGAACGGGACAATGGGAGCCTTGACGAGAAGGACGTGGCACGATGCGTGGGTTGCGATCCGGTGCGAGACGCTTCCGATCAGGTGTTCTTTAATGGTTCCCAGCCCGCGCGACCCCATGATGATAAGGTCCGCCGATTCGCGCACCGCCATCGAGAGAATGACTGAAGCGGGAATCCCAATTTCAAGGTATTGGGAGACCTTCCCGCATTCCGGTGGCAAAAGGGAAGCGGACTTTTCGAGGATTCGAGCGCCTTCTTCCCGCAACACCTTTTCTGCGGCCCCGGAAAAATCATGACCGACACTCATCCCTGTACCTGGATAGGCGAGTTGAGGTATGGAAATGGTATGGAGCAGCAGTACGCGTTCTGGAAGAGATAAAGCCTGTACGCTTCGAACAGCTTCCTCCGCCTGTGACGAATCATCCACAGGAATCAAAATCGTTTTGGATTTCACTGGCGCGGTTGGAGTTTTCATGTGCCCTGGGTTTTATTGGGACCCCACCAGACTGCGGGATGAGGCTCCGTGTCATCCGGTAGAAGCATCTGTCGTCGTATCCTGGCATGGTTTACGTGACGGTTTCATGCCAGGGAGTTGGATCATCAAGTTGAAACTCTGCTTCTTTACGATCTGTGGGATGAGGGATCCGCCTGTTCATGAACTGTTTGATTAGAGTGTGAAAGCGGATGCTCAGATTTTTTGAGTGGGCATGTATTAATTCCCAACGCTTGCGACGCCGGACAGTATCCTATAATGCCGGTCAACAAGGCGATAAGGCCGACAATCATAAGGATGAGATCCCCCCACCCCGGCAAGAAGGAAAATCCTGACAAGGCAAGAAGAAAAAACCCTACTCCGACGCGAATCACTCGTTCATGGTGTCCGATGTTACGATACTTTTTCATATCACACCTCTTCGGATGGAAAAGGCCAATTTGGTAGGTCACTTAGTCTAAGTCGCCACTGGCGACTCGTACTGCGCCCAGAACCTGGTTGGCATTGAAAGGACGTCCGATAATTTGAATGGCACCCAGTTGACTGGCTTCTGGAGCAAGGCTTTGGTTAGATTGCCCTCCCAATACCACCACCTTTCCTGAGAATCCATTTTCGCGGAGTTGACGTAAAATTTCCAGACCGCTCGGCTGGGTCAAATATAGATCCACCACGACCAGGGAAGGGTTATGACATATGACGGATTCAATAATATTTTCTCCCTCATCCAACAAAAGAAAAGGATCGCCCTTTTCCGTTAAAGTCCGCTCTAAGCTTTTTCGTAAGATGGGGTCGATGG
Above is a window of Candidatus Nitrospira neomarina DNA encoding:
- the pfp gene encoding diphosphate--fructose-6-phosphate 1-phosphotransferase, which codes for MDSPSPKFAILVGGGPAPGINSVIEAATIRSRLCGVEVLGIEDGFQWLMKNDLSHTQLLTRETVSHLHFRGGSLLGTSRANPTKRPQDLSTTLTSLQKLDVTGLITIGGDDTAFSALKLAELASGRLHVVHVPKTIDNDLCLPHGMPTFGFQTARHMGVELVKNLMIDAHTTSRWYFVVTMGRKAGHLALGIGKAAGATLTLIPEEFKGTTLKLGHLTNILVGAMTKRLVQGRSDGVAVLAEGLSEFLDQDDLALLGGVERDEHGNIRLAELDIGKVLKETVTQKLKHSGIKITIVFKNIGYELRCADPIPFDMEYTRDLGYCAAQFLLDGGNGAMVSIVNGRFTPLPFTDIVDSATGRTRVRMVDVDSESYKIARAYMARLEPEDLANMETVSQYAEILNMTPDQFRSTFDGVANPS
- a CDS encoding YgaP family membrane protein, with amino-acid sequence MKKYRNIGHHERVIRVGVGFFLLALSGFSFLPGWGDLILMIVGLIALLTGIIGYCPASQALGINTCPLKKSEHPLSHSNQTVHEQADPSSHRS
- a CDS encoding response regulator is translated as MLLIATIDPILRKSLERTLTEKGDPFLLLDEGENIIESVICHNPSLVVVDLYLTQPSGLEILRQLRENGFSGKVVVLGGQSNQSLAPEASQLGAIQIIGRPFNANQVLGAVRVASGDLD
- a CDS encoding CBS domain-containing protein, producing the protein MFTLFEPGGMRVPYVPGAFRQRNVEKISKASPTVEVKVGQENSPSDSQKNAGPSSLQARLYEQVESFTQSSRAKIFARDIMSSPVVTLPVTSSLALAWDVVHSRRFRHIPILGAEDMVVGMLSDRDLFRGTMESVLSGATESNTKAGGSIQHLVSRPVLVASPEAELCALARVLLEEHIGALPIVSEAVGLVGMITRSDILRALVAHPDFDQWV
- a CDS encoding pentapeptide repeat-containing protein, yielding MGFIFIGWLMATGAYGEHLDVSGGLTGTSPDCHGAFLGKQVPEETLVRMFAAHARWLADHQDPKGVQADLCGADLAGVDFREEDLSGANFQGANLTRAVFTTAKLVHVNFQKANLTEASFYSVDMRGAKVSGARARLADFRKADLTQANFTGADLREANLAESRLRLGILRGADLEEAYLVRANFEMANLAEASLIRADGQEANFLRALLVNVKLLDADLNRSNLQEADLRSADLSGADLGLANLNEAVLTQANLREANLDRAVLFQANLEGANCAGASFQNADLLEANLANSNLLRATLDEAYLAKANLQGANLEGADVSWANLVEADLSESNLEFAVLFRTNLQEAKLDGARFYGADLRGANFEKASMQGTRLEGVAIRYAQGFNQAQLSQACVDARTRLPERLLGPSPCLR
- a CDS encoding universal stress protein, translating into MKTPTAPVKSKTILIPVDDSSQAEEAVRSVQALSLPERVLLLHTISIPQLAYPGTGMSVGHDFSGAAEKVLREEGARILEKSASLLPPECGKVSQYLEIGIPASVILSMAVRESADLIIMGSRGLGTIKEHLIGSVSHRIATHASCHVLLVKAPIVPFNNILLLVENSLDAEWAIEFLSRKPFRGTPHVSVLHVIPFAQPLLPIGALLLDSWKKELQDGGARLTKDVSDKISSQGYSVESLVEPGAPSSVIQRQISRLQPQLVLMGTPGRSPLQRLAHGSVSHATIHHSPCSVLLIREPPSHAPA
- a CDS encoding universal stress protein, whose translation is MGGDGLFQKILIPVDFAPSSREAFLVGLRLARSFQSEVILLHVIDTKSLDALNALGLALPSEEKVQKKRLHHQARLLARGLLALPETKGLKITRLLSEGKPFMEIARMTRTEQVDLVVMGSYGGQTGDITRIFFGSTAEKVVRTVTCPVLCVPHPYHQRQPFTDVEAVSNPLKTETKKKRSKSSPVSRKRK
- a CDS encoding universal stress protein; its protein translation is MKILCAVDESEFSLWALECIGKLFRHSVKELVLLHAVDPRILKGGGGKRPKKHEPRTKDISVKLETAGQKVLTGCAHRIEVALSQATTKPFAAIKTALVKGHVADSIINYAERSLPDLVVVGSRGMNDLPGYLLGSISRTILTHGPCSVLTVKSPLEVPASVLLALDGSKPSKFAANKVKEWLSPEEVTLHLVSVVPDILTDASKKIFPKSRLKTLVAPLRQHAQECLEQYRELFLKEGFQVVGERLQGNPREKIVESVPACHAQLVVMGSKGLTGVERFTMGSVSEWVSAYAPSSVLVVRR